The Streptomyces laurentii region GGGACGCCGGAGACGCCGGCCACCGGGTCCAGGCCGCTCTGCTCGGCATCGACCACTGTTCCACCCTCGCCGGCCCGGCCCTGGCCGGCTTCCTGCTGGAATACGTGGGCGCGACCGGCATGCTCACCACCATCGCCGCCTGCTCCCTGCTGTGCGCCGCGCTCGCCCCGCGCCAACGCCCGCGGTGGCCGCGCGAGGCGCCCGTCCCTGTCGTCCAGGGGATGAGGACCGGATGGTCGACGCTGCGCTCGCTGCCCGCCCTGGGCTGGCTGTGCGTCGGACTGCTGCTGTCGAACATGGCGATCGGCCTCGTTCAGGCCGCCGGCCCCGTGCTCGTCGTCCAGCACTTCGGCGGCACGAGCAGCCAGGTCGGACTTCTCTGGTCGGCCGCCGCCCTCGCCTCCTTGGCCATGGTCAGCCTCGCCCGCTTCGCCATCGACCGCGCGGGCCTGTGGCCCGTCGGCGCCGCAGCCGCCGCCCTCGCCTCCGCCACGTGCCTCGCCGTATCCGCCGCCCCCACGTACCTGGTCTTCCTTGTCCTGGTGGCGCTGCTGATGGCCGGCGAGGCCGGGATGACCGTGGTCCTGCGGACCCTGCGCGCCCGGCTGATACCCGCCGAGGTGTTCGGCAGCACGCTCTCCTTGATCATCCTGCTGCTGCTCGCCCCTTTCCCGTTCGCTGGGGCCCTCGTCGCGCTCACGCCGCCCGAACTGCTCGGTCACGTCATCACGGCCTGCGCCGTCCTGCAGACCCTCGGACTCGCCCTGTCCTTCGCCAAGCTCCGTACCCACCCCGCCGTACGGCGCCCGGCCACCCCCTGAGCCCTTTACCGCCCACGTTCGCACCGCACCAAGGACCCTTGTCATGACCGAGCCGTCCGACGGCACAACGCACGGATCGCGCCTACGTTTGCGCGAGGTCGCCGACCTCGACGACCAGACCTTCACCCTCTACATCGAGGAGCGGTTCGACCAGCTGGTCACGGCCGCGATAGCCGACGCCGACGGCTTCCTGAGCCCCGACCAGCACCATCTCCTTCACGAACCCCAGCGCCTGGAATTTCTCCGCGATGCCCTGACCTACGCCGAAGGCGGCCTCCAGGTCTCCGTCGAGCGGATGGCGTACCACCGCGACGCCCGCACCGCGCGGACCGGCCGCCTCCTGCGCCGCGTACGCACCGCCCTGCACGAGACCGACCGCACCCTTGCCACCGAGCGCCGGGCAGACGCCCGCCGACGCGCCGCGGACGGCGGGCCGCAGACCGACGTGGTTCTCGTCGCGCGAGGCTGGCTGGCTTCGGCCCTGCCCGACCACTTCGAGCGTCTGCTCGCCCAGACGCTCACCGAGGCCGGGCTCCCCGATCGTCCCGCGGCGGCCGACGTGTTCGACGCCGTCGAGAACGGCTGGAGCGACGGCTACCTCAACGCCCCGCGTACACCGGAAGTGGACCATCTGCTGGCCAAAGGCCCCATCGCCTTCCAGGGAGCGGTCGCCGCAGACGCCCGCGACCAGGCCGACCGCATCACCGAACTACGCCACCCGCTCCTCCAGCGACGCTGGGCGAGCGGCTTGGCCGAACTCACAGACCTCACCGTCCCAGTGGCCCGCGCCTCCAGCACCTCCGCTCTCGGACGGCTGCCCGACGACGTCTACGACCTGCCGGAAGCCGACGCGAAGGCGGTCTTCGCCGCGCGCCGGTTCCTCGTCGCGATCTGGCAGCGCCGGGCCGAACACACGCACCTGCTCCACAACTACGCCGCCACCGTCACCGACCTGGGCCGCTCCAGCCCACGGGAGGCACTGCGCCGCCGCGCCGTCGACCAGGCCATCGACCGTCTTGCCACCGAGCAGCCGGACGCCGCCGCCCGCATGCTGACCGGGCTGCAACAGCACACCGCCAGTGACGGACTGGCCGGACTTACGCCCACCGAGCGGACCGGCCTCAAGCATCGGCTGGTCGCCGAAGCCCGCGCCGCCGCGCGCACGCCGCGCTCGCTGACCACCGCGCTGCCGCCCGGCCCCGCTCCACTCACGCGCACCGCCGCCATGGCCCGCTGATCACCACCGCACCAGAGAGTTCCCCCTTGCCCGCTCCGCAGCCCGCCGACGGCGATGTCTACGTCACCCCCCGGTACCTTGCCGGATCCTCCGGCACCGGCGACGCCGGCTTCGCGCCCGTCACCCACTGGCCCCACCACCACCTCGACGAAGGCCCCCACCAACTCGTCGTCACCAGCCCGGACCACCGCATCCGGATCGGCTGGGCCGGAGACGATTACGACCGGTGGATGATCAGTGCCGCGCCGGACGCCGTGTCCGCAGCCCGCTGGACCGCCATCGCCAACCAGAGCACCCCGGCCGAGCTCGTCGGCGCTCTCACCGCCCAGCTCGCCCAGGACTGGGCCGAAGGCGAAGACCGCTTCCTCGCGGCACCCTCCATCTACTGGACAGCGGGCGTGAAGCCGTTGCTTGATGCCGGGTGGGCACAGCACAGGAGCCGCGGCTTCATTCATCTCGCCTCTCCCGACGGCCAGGCCGGCGTTGACATCGACCTCCTCCAGCGCCGCGAGGAATTCGTGACTCTGTGGGCGGGACCCGACGGATGGGGAACCCGGGCGGAGATCACCTTCACCACCCAGGCTCCGGCCCACCTCATCGCCGCCACCGCGCAAGCGTTCACCGACCCCGCTCCCGTCGCCCGCTGGCACCAACACCTGTCCGCGGAACTCGCCGCCCAGGCCCAGCTGACCCCCGTCACCCCGCCGGCCCCCACGCCCCGGGACATCCGGCCCCGCATCACCAACCGGCGACCCTCCACCGCCGCCAGCGTCCCGCGCTGGAGCACCACCACCCCCTCCGCGCCCCCGCCCGCGCGCCCCGCCGCCCGCCGCTGACCCACAGGACCCCCCGTGCCCCTGTTCGCCGAGCAGTTCTTCACCGACCACCTCGCCCTCCCCTACCCGGAGGCGACCGTCGTCGCAGACACCTACTACGCCCAGCCCTCACCCGACCAGCCACTCCGCCTGCGCATCGACTTCGCCGACACCCGCATGCACCAGCGCTACGACGGACTCCGCCTTGAAACCGTCCATCTCGACCGAGGCCGGCTCGACGGCCAGTGTCTGAACTTCGCCGACCATGGCGCCTTCGCGGCCCGCGACCAGCGCATGGGCACCAGGCCCGGGGACGGGGCCTACGGCACGTTCACCGACTGGCACGACACGGAGACGCCGCCGTGGATTGGCATCGACGTCACCCGCCTCCGGACGGCGATCGACCGGTACGTCCGGATGTGGTTCCCCGGCGCCCTATCGACGCACACCCGGCCGCGCCTCGCTACCCAAGCCACGGCCGCGCCGTCAACTGCCGCTGCGGCCCGCCACCGATAGCTCGGCGGATCGCCGCCGCCCGCGCGCCCGACTTACCACCCACCTCCGCTTCTTCACCGACAGGACCCCTTTCTCTTCATGCGCCTTTCCGCCGCTCGTCCCGCCCACCTTGCCGCCGCCGTCGCCGCATGCGTGGCGGGGGCACGTTCCTCGCCGCCCCGGCCCTTGCGGCTCCGCCGACCGACGGGATCCTCGGCCCCGGATACACCATCCCGGACTCCGAAGGGAACGCCGACGCCAGCCACATCGGCGCCTACGGCCCGCCCGGCCCGGCTGTTCACGGCGACATCGAGACGTACTGCGCCGACCCCGAGCGCCGCGGCCCGGCCGACGCCGGCGGCTACAGCGCCCCACAGCCGCTCACCTCCTGGACCTCGTCGGTCACCGGCAAGGCCGTCCCGAAGGAATCCGTGTCCCGGGCCGCGTACGTGATCGGCAAGTACGGACAGACCCGCGACAACGCGCAGGCAGCGGCGGTCGACGCGGTCGTCTACGAGTACCTGGCCGGCGGCACCTACGCCCTGGACGGCGCGCGCGGCAAGCAGCGCCTGGCCTATCCGGTCGTCTCCCCGACGGCCCGCACCCTCGCCCAGCAGTATGTCGACGAGGCCGAGCGGCTCGCCGGCCCCTACACCCTCACCCTCACCCCGTCGGTGAAGACCACCACCGCCGGTACGACGGTGACCGTCACCGTGGCGGTCGCCACCAGCGCGGGCAAGCCTGTGCCGAAGGTGACCGTCGACCTGGCCGAGACCGGATCGGGCACCACCACGGGCAAGGTCACCACCGACGAGGCCGGCCACGCGACCTGGTCCTTCACCGCGAAGACACCCGGCACCGCCGACATCGCGGCGAAGGCCGGCGGCCTGCCCGCCACCGACCTCGCGGTCCTCACCCCGAAGAACACCGCGGCCCAGCGCATGCTGCTCGCGGGTGGCACCACGAGCGTGCAGGACTCGGCGGCCGTCACCGTCGACGAAGCGACCGGCGGCGTCACGATCCGCAAGAAGGACCCCGAGGGCACCCGCCTGGCCGGCGCCGCCTTCCAGCTCCTGGACAAGGACGGCAAGAAGGCCGCCGAGGGCAACACCGACGAGCAGGGCGTCCTCGTCTTCGACCAGCTGAAGGCCGGCACCTACCGCCTGCGCGAAACCTCCTCCGGCAGCCCCCTGCACGCCCTTGTGTCCGATCAGACGATCACGATCACCGCCGGACACACCGCCCAGGCCAACCCCCTCGACATCGTCGACCCGTTCAAAAAGGCCACCTTGACGGTGAAGAAGACCGACAAGAACACCGGCGAGACACTCGCGGGCGCCGCCATCGCCATCCGGGCAGACGAGACGGACAAGACCGGCAAGCACATCCCCGGCAAGACCCTCACCACCCTGACCACCGGCACGAACGGCACCGCACAGATGGACCTCGATATCACCCTGAAGGCCGGCACCCGCTACTGGGCCGCCGAGACACAGGCCCCCGACGGCTACCAGCTCGACACCACACCCGTCACGTTCACCGCCCACCCCGCCGAAGATGTGACCGTAACCCTCACCGACCAGCGCACCCCGACCCCGCCGCCGAGCCCGACCGCCCCGCCCACGACGCCGCCGGCCCGGCCCAGCACCCCGCCGTCCGGCTCCCTGGCCCACACCGGGGCCGACACCACCCCGTGGCTGATCGCCGGGGCCACTGGCCTACTCGCCGCCGGCGGCGGCCTGTACTACCTCACCCGCCGCCGGCGCGCCGAATCGACCACAAGCTGATACTCCCTGGGGGCCCGCAACCGCGGGCCCCCAGGCCGCTTTCCAGCTCTTCCCGTACGACGCCCGGAGAACCCACCCACCATGCACACCCGCTTCCCACCTTCATGCCATTTCCCCAGCGGCTGGCTGACACGGGACAAATCGGCACACGCCAGCGCGAGCCGCTGCGGTCTGCACCGCTGTAGTAGGCCGCAGCGCCCTGAGGATGTCGAGGTCCTGTACAGCGGCGGAGGTGTGTGCCGGCTGACGACGGACGGCGAGCGCTCGCCGGTACGGGCGGGGGCCGGTGATGGGGCGGGGTCGTCGTGGCTGCTGCCGCCGGTCTGGCTCCGGTAACCGGGGCCTGATTTTCCGGCGCCGGTGATACCGGACTCCGGTGAACCGGGTCCCGGCAGGCCAGGCCCCTTTAGTAACAACATCAAGCACCACCATTAAGTACTCACGGTGCCTTCGCTTCGCTCAGGCACCGTCGGCATCCCGGCTTGTCGCCCAAGTCCTCATCGAGGACCGGTGCCGAACGGCGCCCGGGCGCGGCCCCTACCAGTCGGTGAGGTCCACCAGGTACCGGCAGTGGGGGTCACCGACGGCGTCCACAATCCGCGACTCCTCGTCGAGGAACGAGGGGAGCACTGCCAGGACGGCGGTCAGCGCTCCGCCGGGCCGTACGTCGACGGCGACCACCCCGTCCACCTTGTCGCTGTCCATGTAGAGGCGCAGCAGGCCGTCCTCGGCGAAGCGGAACCCACGCAGCCCCGTGTCCGGCCGCTGCTCCGGCTCCGGGTGAGCCAGGCACCGCAGAAGGGTGTCGGCCCAGTCGCTCGTGGTGAACGGGGCTTCCTGCACCCGCGCAGGGTCGACCAGGTAGAGGTCCATGCCCATGACGGCCGTGACGGCGTTCGAGGGGTAGATGTGCGTCCCGGTGTGCACGGCGCGCAGCAGGGCGACGACGTCGTGCGAGGTGCGGAGGTCGTCGCCCGAGCGGAGGGGGATCTCGTACGCCGTCAGCCGGGCGGGCTCGCGTTCGTCCCGGTCGCCGAGGGCGACACGGACCGCCGGCGCGCCGGAGGGGGCGGGCAGGACGGCTCGGACGTGCTGGTCGTCCAGGAGGGGCGCGTGGACGTACTCCAGAAGGTGGCTCGCCACCTCCCGCTGGAGATCCGCGATCTCGTACGCGTCGTCGCTCATGGGGCTACTCATTGACCCAGTTCGGGCACTTGTTCATGCCGCCGCAGTACGCGGTGATCACGCCGACCGTCTCGCCGCGTCCTGCGTCGTACCGGCCGTCCGCCGTCTTTCGGGCGTCGCGCGCCTTGACGATGATTTTCACCCGCCCGTGCGCCCGGTTCGAAGCCCATCCCCAGTACTGGATGTCGGCACCGTTCCTCTTGTCGATCTCGCCTTGGATCGGGACGTTGAGCAGGGCGCACTTCTTGATGTTGTGCTTGCCGGAGAAGTGATTCCAGCCCAGTTCGCCGTTGCCGACGCGCGTGGGGATCTGCCGACCATCGGGGTCCGTCGAGCTGCACTTGATCTGCTTGCTCCAATACGGACCTGCGTGGGCTGGGGCGGTCAAGCCGACGAGGAGCATCGTTGCCGCAGCGACCGGGAGCACGAGTCGAGTGATCTGCTTCACCACTCGATGGTCGCAGCGGGAGAGGGCGCGGCCAGCGGCAGCTCCCCTTACTCACCCGATCGGGCTACCGGCGTTCGAGCAGGCCCCGACACCCTGCGGGCGGGAGCGCCCCGAGGTCTGGGCCGATTGCCGTCGAAGGTGGACTTCGGGCAACTCGTGGCGTGAGAAGGGGATTACAGATTCTCGTTCGTGTCGTCCAACCGGTGACGGGCAGGATGCTGACCATGACGACGAACGAGGGCCGGGTTCTGCCGGTGTGGATACAGACTGCTCCCGCGACGAGCCGCTCCTGCCGCTGATCACCCTCGGCGAGGCACACGGCATCGTCGCCCGGACATCGCGCCGTTCGTCGGACTCCGAGGCGCGGCCGTGCAGAAGTAATGCCGCGAGGGGACCCTTCACCGGGTCCCCTCGCCGTATCCGGACTTGAGATAGGGCCCCGGCCAGTCGAACCGGTAGCGGAGGTCCCGTCAGGCAAGGCGCCCACCATGGTGCGGGCGACGCAGCTGCAGGCGCACCGGTGCACGAAGAACGTGCGGACCAGTCACTGGCGTGCACGCCACGACCCCAGTTCGCCCCCGGCAGACAGGAAAAACCGCACAAGGACTGGTGCACCGGCCGGACGCATGTCAACCTGAACGACCCGTTCCGGAAGAACCGGAAAACTGCAGGTCAAAGAGGTGATGCCTGTGACGGTCGAGCTACCGTCTGCTGGATTCCGCACCACGATCACGGACTTGAGACTCCGCGAATGGCTGATCGGTCCGGGCCAGCCGACCGACGTCACCGACACCTTCTCCGCCGCGAACGGCGACTTCCACTTCATCGTCGACGACCGAGCCGACACCCACATCGCCTCCTCCGACGGACGCTTCTACCTCGGGCACTTCCCGGCCGGCCGGGCGCCGAACACGAGGGCTGGGTCCTTGCCGTCACCGGCACCGCCCGCGTCCCCGGCTACAAAGCGGTCTTCCACCCGGACACCCCGGCCCGGCTGGTCGCAGCCGTCGTCGCCGAAGTCCTGGCTACCGCCGCGCGCCTTTGAACCCGGCCCGCCACACCGAGCCACCAGGACCCGCAGCATTCGTGTGACCGCATGCAAGGAGTGCACTTGCCCACGCCCGGCCCCGACCTGACCGTCCGCGACCTGATCAGCCGCCTCTCCGCCCTCGACCCGGACACCCCGGTCCGCCTCGCGATCAACCCCTTCTTCCCGATGGCGCACCGGCTCGCCGACGTCGTCCTCGGTGAGGACCTGGACGGCCGGTCGACGGCGTACCTCGCCGAAGACCCAAAGGCCGTGCAGTACGGATATCTGCCCCGGTCGGCCGCCGAGGCCCTGACCTGGATGCCGCCCGCCGACCCGCCGACGACCACTCGCCGACGGCTGCGCGCCGTCACACCGCTCACCCCCGATGAGAAGGAGCGCTACTGACCCCGATCCCGCCCTCGGACCCCGTACTTCCTGCTCTTCCCGCATGGTGGGTCACCCCCCGACACCTGGCCGGCGACGACGGCGCGCTCGCGGACCATGTCGCCTCCCGTCTTACCGAGGCCGGCTGGACCCAGCTCACGCTCGTCCGCGGCCGACGCGAACCCGACGAGCCTGACCGGTCCCGCCAGGTGATACGCAGCACCAGCCTCTACATCGCACCGGACGCCCTGCGGTGGGCCCAGTGGGTCCTGCCCGACGAGCCGATCCTCCTGGGCGACCGCCCGGTGGCCTGGACGGTATCCGCCCGTGCGGACGAGACCGGGCTTGCGCAGTGGACCGCCTACTTCTCCACTGGCGTCCCGCCCGAGACGGTCGCCGACTTCCTGCTCGCCCTAGAGGCCCGCCCGGACCCGGCACACGGGTACGCCGGCCCGCACCTGGTCTTCGAGACCCTGGCCGAACGCGGCTGGACCCGGGACATCGACGATCCCACCGTCGTCTGCGATCCGCAGCTCGCCGCGGGCATGGCCCTGGGCGCCCTTCCTGAAGACGGTATCCAGGACGGCGACGTCCTCGCCACCGAACCGTCCGGCTGGCAGGCGTGGTGCGAACCGCGAATCGGGGCCGGCTACCTGTGGACGGCCGTTTTCTCCGCCTCCACCCCGCACGACCTCGTCGCCGCCTTCGCCGCCTCGCTCGCATCCCCCGAACCGGTACTGCGCCACACCCTGCCCGACAGCAGCCGAGGCCAGCTCTGCCTACGACCGACGGTCTGACCACCGGCGTCCGGCCTCCAGGAGGCCGGCCCGCGCAGCACCTCGGCGATCTCTCGTTATGCCAACGGCCCGGGGCCAGGTTCATCAACCTGGCCCCGGGCCGTTGTTTGTACCTTTTGCCTCGGGTGAGGGCCCATCCGTCGCGGTGTGGCGCTCTGCCTACTCCTCGGCGAGTGCGCCCCTGCGGTGTGCGACCACGGCGCGGATGCCCGCCTCTCGTGCGGCCTGGACGTTGCGATCGCCCATGAGGGCCGCCAGCTCGGTCAGCGCCCGCGTGGTACCGCTCTCCGGCGCGCACACCCGGCCCGGACCGATCAGCCGGGCGCCGAAGAGCTGTTCGTTGCCGAACCTGTACGCGGCCAGCCGCAGGAACAACCTGCCGGGGGAGTCGACTTGCGCGGCGAGTCGTCCGAGCTGTCCGGGGCAAGTAGTTCGGACAACGGGCCCCCGGAAACGATGGGCAGGAATCAGCGGGCAGCGGCTTTGTCCAGGGCCCTCTCAACGTGAAGCTTGACCTCGGCGGGAGAGCCGGAGAGCACCATGAGCAAGGAACCGTCGCGGACAACGACCTGCTGCGTCACCTGCGACCGACCGTTCGCGCGAACGGTGACGATCTGCGCCCATTGTTCCTCACCCAGAGGCGGGGCGGGCGTGATTCGGGTGCTCACCTCGACGACGGTGGCCGCAATGGCGAGCCGGTACGTCGGACACGCTGTCATCGCGCTCATGATCCGCCGTATGCCGGCCGACAGTTCGGCGGGCGCGGCGGAGAACAGCTCCTCGGTCACCTTGGTGGGGCCGGGGCCGGTGATGCCCGCCCTTGCCCGTGCGGGGAATCGGGCGTACGGATCACCGGTCCCGGCCGCGAGCCGCTCCAGGGGCTCGCAGCCCAGCACTTCTCCCCCCGACGAAGCCGGCGTGTCCGTGAAACGGACGGTGTAGCCGGGGCCGAGGTCGGCCGCCGTCAGCAGACGCGCCCGCAGCCGATCCGACGGCAACGGAGCCGCCGACGCCGAGGCGGCGGACGGGGACGGAGCTGAAGGGCCGCCGACCCCTGACTCGGACGAGAAGGTGGAGCACGCCGTCACTGCGGACAGCAGGAGGGCAGGGAGGAAGAGGACGGTGGTGCGTACGCGCATGCAGCTCCTGGCGAGGGTGTGAACGGGATGAGGGCCGCCTCCAGGCGGCCGGCGGGTGACCGGGGGGCGGCGGTCAGGCCAGGCCGTAGCCGCGCAGCCCCTCTTCCAGAGAGCCGAAGGTCGCGTCGGCGGGGCCGCTGTGGCGGTTGTACCAGGCGATGTCGAGGGCCGGATCCAGCGTGGTGTGGCCGGCGGGGCACCGCAGCCAGATGCGTCCCTGGGTCGCCAGGATCGCGAAGTCGCGGTACGAGCCGCACTTCGTGCAGGTACGGACCTCGCCCTCGACGATCAGAGGGCTGGCCCACACCATGAACCGGTTGCGGTCGAGATCGAGACGCAGGTCCTCCGGCAGGAAGTCGTCGACCACCAGCTGCTGCTCGTCCGGCCCGGGCTCGGGCTGCTGCTCCCGAGGCCACTGCGGGTAGTCCAGCCACGGCACACCTGCCGGCCCCAGCCCCTCCACGTTGTTCTTCGCCTTCCTGCGCCCGAGCATACGGCCTCCCCTCGCTCGCCTGCCGCACCCCTGCGGCGGATGACGAGGATGCACCGCCGGGCTGACCTGCGGCAACTTGCGAATCCCTGAACGCCTGGACCGGGAAGCCCGAACTCTCGCAGCGGCCGGTCAAGTGCCGCGGCGTCGGGAGAAGCCGCCCGGATCAACACGGCCCGCAGAGCGCACTCCAGCGGCAGTCCCTGCGTCCGGGCTGGACACGCGGCCTCCGAGCCGCTCGTTCAACGCCTGGCCGGGGAGCGGGCGGCCTTCTGGCGGAAGGGGCACGAGTCGGACGGGCCGCCCCGTGCCCCGTCGGGCCGGGGCCCTGTCGGCCGGGTGCTTACCGAGTCGGGCTGCGCCGGGGCTTCCGCTGGGCAACGGGGTCAGTGCCCGAACGGGAGTGGTGAGCACGGTCGTCAGTCGGGTCGGCGGGCAGTCCGGCCGCGCGGCGCAGCCGCCACACGAGTACGTTGCTGATCGAGTCCGCGGTGTCGAGCTCCCGGCGCCGGACGGTGCCGGAGAGCAGAGCGACGGGGTCGTGGCCGGCTGCCTCGGCGTCGGCCAGGGTGGCGGCGAGCGCGGCCCATCCATGCTCGGCGAGTATCTGGTCGGCGAGTTCGGGGACCGCCTCCCATACGCAGGTTTCCTGCCGCTGCAGTTGCGGGTGGGAGAGGCGCTGGCCGCGTCGGCGGAGCGCGGCGAGCGGGTGTTCGGCGGCGTCCTGGTAGGCGGCGCGCAGGTGCTGCGCTGCCTGCTCGGCGGCGTGGGCCTGCTGGGCGTGGCCCTTGCGCGCGTGCCAGTGAGCGGCGACGACGACGAGGAAGAACAGCATGTCGATGGCCATGGCGGTGGTCGCGCCGTCCTCACCGCGGCCGAGCGCCGGCCCGCCGCGGACCAGGTCGCGGGCGGCCTGCCGAAGCGCCCGGTCGTGCCCGCGTGCGGCACGGACGTGGGAGCGGGAGGCCCGCTCGAACACCCAGGCCGCGGCTCGCAGTTCCTGGCGGGTGTCGGCGGCGGAGGTCTGGGCGAGCGCGTCGAGGACCTCGCCCGTGGCGGCGATGTGCGCGGCGGCGACCGCGTCCTCGCCGTCCTCGACCACGACGATCGCCTCCCACGCCGCCGTCGCCGTGCGCCGACGCGCGACAGCCGGCGGTACCGGATCAGCTGGCGACGCGGACCAGGGTCCGGCATCGTCCTGGCCGTGACCCGTTCCGGACCAGCGTTCGCGGATACGGGGCAGGGACAGATCGGGTGCCAGGCGGACGCCGGGGTAGTAGACGGGCTCGCCGTCCTTGTTGAGGTCGCCGGGCACGGCGACCTTGTAGCCGAGGAGGTCCCCGGAGGGCGCCACACGCGTCCGGACGAGGAGGCCGGCGGCGCTCAGGCGGGCGAAGAACTCCGCCTCGCCCAGGGCGCCGGCCACGGCCTGGCGTACGGTCTCGCGCAGTTCCTCGCGGGCGGTGCGCTC contains the following coding sequences:
- a CDS encoding mobilisation relaxase component (identified by MetaGeneAnnotator; putative;~mobilisation relaxase component [Streptomyces scabiei 87.22]); translated protein: MVPKIHKRGTRTIGLLYYLYGPGKAEEHIDPHLVASWDHAAPDPGRDPDATYKQLQQLLDQPLALLDDKQRAKKHVWHLSVRNGPADRILSDDEWGDIARRMVAAAGIDGPDQGAGCRWVAVRHADDHIHILATLAREDGYRPDLDHDAARVQAAARLLEQELGLRRLKAGDGTAAQRPTSAERHKAARQGRERTAREELRETVRQAVAGALGEAEFFARLSAAGLLVRTRVAPSGDLLGYKVAVPGDLNKDGEPVYYPGVRLAPDLSLPRIRERWSGTGHGQDDAGPWSASPADPVPPAVARRRTATAAWEAIVVVEDGEDAVAAAHIAATGEVLDALAQTSAADTRQELRAAAWVFERASRSHVRAARGHDRALRQAARDLVRGGPALGRGEDGATTAMAIDMLFFLVVVAAHWHARKGHAQQAHAAEQAAQHLRAAYQDAAEHPLAALRRRGQRLSHPQLQRQETCVWEAVPELADQILAEHGWAALAATLADAEAAGHDPVALLSGTVRRRELDTADSISNVLVWRLRRAAGLPADPTDDRAHHSRSGTDPVAQRKPRRSPTR
- a CDS encoding hypothetical protein (identified by MetaGeneAnnotator; putative;~sequence version:1), which produces MLGRRKAKNNVEGLGPAGVPWLDYPQWPREQQPEPGPDEQQLVVDDFLPEDLRLDLDRNRFMVWASPLIVEGEVRTCTKCGSYRDFAILATQGRIWLRCPAGHTTLDPALDIAWYNRHSGPADATFGSLEEGLRGYGLA
- a CDS encoding 50S ribosomal protein L18 (identified by MetaGeneAnnotator; putative;~sequence version:1) → MFLRLAAYRFGNEQLFGARLIGPGRVCAPESGTTRALTELAALMGDRNVQAAREAGIRAVVAHRRGALAEE
- a CDS encoding secreted protein (identified by MetaGeneAnnotator; putative;~sequence version:1), whose amino-acid sequence is MRVRTTVLFLPALLLSAVTACSTFSSESGVGGPSAPSPSAASASAAPLPSDRLRARLLTAADLGPGYTVRFTDTPASSGGEVLGCEPLERLAAGTGDPYARFPARARAGITGPGPTKVTEELFSAAPAELSAGIRRIMSAMTACPTYRLAIAATVVEVSTRITPAPPLGEEQWAQIVTVRANGRSQVTQQVVVRDGSLLMVLSGSPAEVKLHVERALDKAAAR